One genomic region from Selenihalanaerobacter shriftii encodes:
- the rimO gene encoding 30S ribosomal protein S12 methylthiotransferase RimO: MIEIGLVSLGCPKNQVDSEIMTGLIEEAGLKIIDDYNQAEVLIVNTCGFIGDAKEESIDTILGLAKYKKDNCQVLIVTGCLSQRYPEELKEEIPEIDAILGTGNFDEIVKVINKGLEGEKRFEITDPNFDYQKELPRKKSDIGYTAYVKIAEGCNNRCSYCVIPDLRGELRSRKIEDIVKEVTELAKQGVKEVNIVAQDITKYGRDLYDESKLVELLTELIKIEEIEWFRLLYAYPADFSDDLIEMIAKHKRICNYIDLPIQHADEEIRKKMGRQGSKEDILALIEKLRNRIPDMTIRTSLIVGFPGETLKEFNNLLDFIQRAKFDRLGVFTYSQEEGTPAANMPEQIPGEIKEERYEEVMNLQKTISLERNQEWIGKEVDMLVEEVEEEAGERLVIGRTERDAPEIDGLIYVKGAKVKPASFIKVRVVDAYEYDLIGEEIE, translated from the coding sequence ATGATAGAAATAGGTTTAGTTAGTCTAGGTTGTCCTAAGAACCAAGTTGATTCAGAGATTATGACAGGCTTAATAGAAGAAGCCGGTCTAAAAATAATAGATGATTATAATCAAGCAGAGGTTTTAATTGTAAACACCTGTGGATTTATAGGGGATGCTAAAGAGGAATCCATTGACACTATTTTGGGATTAGCAAAATATAAAAAAGATAATTGTCAGGTATTAATTGTAACTGGATGCCTATCACAGCGTTATCCTGAAGAATTAAAGGAAGAGATTCCAGAAATAGATGCTATTTTAGGTACAGGTAATTTTGATGAGATAGTAAAAGTTATTAATAAAGGCCTAGAAGGAGAAAAAAGGTTTGAAATTACAGATCCTAATTTCGATTATCAAAAAGAGTTACCGCGTAAAAAATCGGATATAGGATATACTGCATATGTTAAAATAGCTGAAGGCTGTAATAATCGTTGTAGTTATTGTGTTATTCCAGATTTAAGAGGAGAACTAAGAAGTAGGAAAATCGAAGATATAGTTAAAGAAGTTACTGAACTGGCAAAGCAGGGTGTTAAAGAGGTAAATATAGTTGCTCAAGATATTACCAAGTATGGTAGGGATCTATATGATGAATCAAAATTAGTTGAATTACTGACTGAGCTAATTAAAATAGAAGAGATTGAATGGTTTAGACTATTATATGCTTATCCTGCAGATTTTAGTGATGATTTAATAGAGATGATTGCCAAGCATAAGCGTATTTGTAATTATATAGATCTTCCGATACAACATGCTGATGAAGAGATTAGAAAAAAGATGGGACGTCAAGGTAGTAAAGAGGATATATTAGCTTTAATTGAGAAGCTAAGAAATAGAATTCCTGATATGACTATTCGTACATCTTTAATTGTAGGATTTCCTGGTGAAACTTTAAAGGAATTTAATAATTTATTGGATTTTATTCAAAGAGCTAAATTTGATCGATTAGGTGTATTTACTTATTCACAAGAAGAAGGTACCCCAGCAGCTAATATGCCGGAACAGATTCCAGGTGAGATTAAAGAAGAACGTTATGAAGAAGTTATGAATTTACAGAAGACAATTTCTTTAGAAAGAAATCAGGAGTGGATTGGTAAAGAGGTTGATATGTTAGTAGAAGAGGTGGAAGAAGAAGCTGGAGAAAGGTTAGTAATCGGTAGGACTGAAAGAGATGCCCCAGAGATAGATGGCTTAATTTATGTTAAGGGGGCTAAAGTAAAGCCGGCAAGTTTTATTAAGGTTCGAGTGGTAGATGCTTATGAATATGACTTAATAGGAGAGGAAATAGAATGA
- a CDS encoding DUF362 domain-containing protein, translating into MAKSKVYYVDMKAKDKNNNLINKLSQLFYKAGFDELIEKDDLFGIKLHFGEEGNTGFIRPVFIRRLVEEIKKSQGKPFLTDANTLYVGTRANSIDHLNTAIANGFGYSTVQAPLVIADGLNGKNYREVEINQKHFDRVRIGSEICDADGILSVAHFKGHELTGFGGSIKNVGMGLGSRSGKQQMHAVVTSEITVEDCIACGKCAEWCPEDAFEIDDVSELNTEKCVGCGECMVTCPTDAIGIELVGESQEDMQERMTEYALGVIKDKEDKTGYINFVMDVSPLCDCVGWSDRPIVDDIGILASKDPVAIDQASADLINKQPGRKDSALKHNHGAGEDKFKGIHPEVDWTAQLAHGETIGLGSRDYELIKVD; encoded by the coding sequence ATGGCTAAAAGTAAAGTTTATTATGTGGATATGAAAGCAAAGGATAAGAATAATAACTTAATTAATAAGTTATCTCAACTTTTCTACAAAGCAGGTTTTGATGAATTAATTGAAAAAGATGATTTATTTGGAATTAAGCTTCATTTTGGAGAGGAAGGAAATACAGGGTTTATTAGACCGGTTTTTATTAGGCGGTTAGTAGAAGAAATCAAGAAATCTCAGGGTAAGCCGTTTTTGACTGATGCTAATACTCTTTATGTTGGAACAAGAGCTAATTCTATAGACCATTTAAATACTGCTATTGCTAATGGTTTTGGGTATTCTACTGTACAAGCACCTTTAGTTATTGCCGATGGATTAAATGGGAAAAATTATAGAGAAGTAGAGATTAATCAAAAGCATTTTGATAGAGTTAGAATTGGTAGTGAAATCTGTGATGCCGATGGAATATTAAGTGTGGCTCATTTCAAAGGACATGAATTAACTGGATTCGGTGGTTCGATCAAGAATGTAGGTATGGGATTAGGTAGTAGAAGTGGTAAACAGCAGATGCATGCTGTAGTTACTTCAGAGATAACTGTTGAAGATTGTATAGCCTGTGGAAAGTGTGCTGAATGGTGTCCAGAGGACGCTTTTGAGATTGATGATGTTAGTGAGTTAAATACTGAAAAATGTGTTGGTTGTGGTGAATGTATGGTTACTTGTCCAACAGATGCTATCGGGATTGAGTTAGTTGGTGAATCTCAGGAAGATATGCAGGAAAGAATGACTGAATATGCTTTAGGAGTCATTAAAGATAAAGAGGATAAAACAGGATATATTAACTTTGTTATGGATGTTAGCCCTCTTTGTGATTGTGTTGGTTGGAGTGATAGACCAATAGTTGATGATATTGGGATTTTAGCTTCTAAAGATCCAGTTGCTATTGATCAAGCATCTGCAGATTTAATCAATAAACAACCAGGTAGAAAAGATAGTGCTCTTAAGCATAATCATGGAGCAGGTGAAGATAAATTCAAAGGTATTCATCCGGAGGTTGATTGGACTGCACAGTTAGCTCACGGAGAAACTATTGGGTTGGGTAGTAGGGATTATGAATTAATTAAGGTTGACTAA
- the folE gene encoding GTP cyclohydrolase I FolE, giving the protein MVDKEKIREAVEMILEAIGEDPDREGLLETPDRVARMYEDIFSGLHKDPSDDLQIYFSEEHEELVLVKDISFYSMCEHHLLPFYGKAHVGYIPKSGKVTGLSKLARVVDSFAKRPQLQERLTSQIADLIMENIDARGVIVVIEAEHMCMTMRGVRKPGSFTTTSAVRGVLYQDQAVRAEALKLIKG; this is encoded by the coding sequence ATGGTAGATAAAGAGAAGATAAGAGAAGCAGTGGAAATGATTCTAGAAGCAATTGGTGAGGACCCGGATCGTGAAGGATTATTAGAAACTCCGGATAGAGTAGCTAGAATGTATGAGGATATCTTTAGCGGATTGCATAAAGATCCTTCTGATGATTTACAAATATATTTTTCTGAAGAGCATGAGGAATTAGTTTTAGTCAAAGATATTTCTTTTTATTCTATGTGCGAACATCATCTATTACCTTTTTATGGGAAGGCTCACGTAGGTTATATTCCAAAGAGTGGGAAGGTAACTGGATTGAGTAAGCTAGCAAGGGTAGTCGATTCTTTTGCTAAACGACCTCAGTTACAAGAACGATTAACAAGTCAAATAGCTGATCTTATTATGGAAAACATAGATGCTCGTGGAGTGATTGTAGTTATTGAGGCGGAACATATGTGTATGACTATGCGAGGAGTTAGAAAGCCAGGTTCATTTACCACTACTTCGGCTGTTCGAGGGGTATTATATCAAGATCAAGCTGTTAGAGCTGAAGCATTAAAGTTAATTAAGGGTTAG
- a CDS encoding DUF3786 domain-containing protein has protein sequence MRKMKEFKTDYEQDNDIISYQKAQKKLSALDPQVIVNNTDALFDPDNNRFKLKILGKEHFVSYPEGKVTTVEGKKIHFPLNVLILHYLTQASGRPLKGKLISYREVPEGGEVYYGAFKRAAIDPLVQNFGHKPELLLKASKHLNGKQVSIGDYSITLPFFPKIPITFVIWQGDDEFAPSGNILFDGSAISYLSVKDLAFVGNISIRKLINITENIKD, from the coding sequence ATGCGAAAAATGAAAGAATTTAAAACTGACTATGAACAAGATAATGATATTATCTCTTATCAAAAAGCACAAAAAAAGTTAAGTGCTTTAGATCCTCAAGTAATAGTAAACAACACCGATGCTCTCTTTGATCCAGATAATAATAGATTCAAATTAAAAATTTTAGGTAAAGAACATTTTGTAAGTTATCCTGAAGGCAAAGTAACGACAGTTGAAGGAAAAAAAATCCATTTTCCATTAAATGTATTAATACTTCATTATCTTACTCAAGCTAGTGGTAGACCTTTAAAAGGTAAATTGATTTCTTATCGAGAAGTCCCCGAAGGAGGCGAAGTCTATTACGGAGCTTTTAAGCGAGCTGCCATTGATCCTTTAGTACAAAACTTTGGACATAAACCTGAACTCCTACTTAAAGCAAGTAAACATTTGAATGGAAAGCAGGTTAGTATTGGTGACTATAGTATTACTCTACCATTCTTCCCTAAAATTCCGATTACTTTTGTTATTTGGCAAGGAGATGACGAATTTGCTCCATCAGGCAATATTCTTTTTGATGGATCAGCAATTTCATACTTATCAGTTAAAGATTTGGCTTTTGTTGGTAATATCTCAATTAGAAAATTAATTAATATTACTGAAAATATTAAAGACTAA
- a CDS encoding DUF3243 family protein — MSVLDSFSHFRKILSKQVNMAESVGMSDDSLTKITNRLADFLADNVEPRNKEEELLGEMWQVASEDEQMVLSKLILRLIEKSDKKH, encoded by the coding sequence ATGTCCGTATTAGATTCTTTTAGTCATTTTCGAAAAATTCTCTCTAAGCAAGTTAATATGGCAGAAAGTGTCGGTATGTCTGATGATTCTTTAACTAAAATTACTAATCGACTTGCTGATTTTTTAGCTGATAATGTTGAACCTAGAAATAAAGAAGAAGAGCTTTTAGGAGAAATGTGGCAGGTAGCTTCTGAAGATGAGCAGATGGTTTTATCTAAACTTATTTTAAGATTAATAGAAAAGAGTGATAAAAAACATTAA